The following proteins come from a genomic window of Streptomyces sp. NBC_01716:
- a CDS encoding peptidoglycan DD-metalloendopeptidase family protein, with protein MAGPEVVGRTRVSLIPDLSTFGDRLRVELPPIALKAGETAGDALSDAIGARLKIGVPDGFKDAAKLIDPLATKAGVSAGDAFADAFEVKVKASLAKMTLSASVSVDLDTKTAEASLTKLTADRVVKVTASLDDEVAKKALTKLTADQTVSIAASLDDATAKKALDKLTTGRTIDITASLDEAVAKAVLVKLTADRTVKITVDLDAKAAETALGKLTRDSTINVDVAATINDAAYKKVEKALDKLTADRNVNIRPIIDTRVAADELRNLSRRQRVRIGVDVDTRVAAADIANLTRRREVGVTAQADTAGANTALAFLTRNRTVDIRARLLGLGALTAALGALGGGGGSGGGMGMLSSRILAIAAAALLALPQVAALGSSIAQMGPLAAVAAPAILTLIGAFAAIKLGASGIGDAIKAAFTPVPAEAKAAATATRQVETAQRGLANAQRGVTDAERSLSQAQRAARAVQAELSAARRQAARDLEDMNQRLRQGSLDQKQAALDVSQAELDLQNVRTDPAATQLQIQQADLALQRARAAAEEQARQQKRLQVDTAAANKAGVSGSDAVVQARERIRAAGEQVEERERGVADAHRAVADAARAVADAQSSAATQTSALDTALAKLSPNARQFVGILQSMAPAWRAMRLDVQDALFAGLGTRLQQVGGQVLPTVRTGVVGLSGVFNTMGKEALTAVGNLEKTGQLKGTFDVIRNGLGNLAQIPGQIVTGLAQLTIAAGPAWDRITAGAGNAMDRAMDSLAAGLENGSLEDAISTALDVAVQFGGVLADLGGIFSNVFGAAAAGGGDFFAVVGAALEEIRRVTALPEVQSALTAIFTAVQAIASLLAGTLGAVIQAVLPLFAALAPVVTSLAEALTPVLVLLAQSLGQALMPIINALLPVIGLIGNGIISIVTALTPLLEPIGFLLGAIIEALAPVLATVVGVIVQLVQAVSGPLGIVIAALIPVVQLVGDLIAQVFEAIAPVLTPLIGLFAQIAGVMAGLFATAIKALIPALMPLIPVIIQVVEILVQLLTAVLTPLAPVISQIAGLFGQFLGTAMRALAPIVGQIAGLFLQLLPTLMPLIPAVVDLVMAVLQLLPALLELALSVIVPLMPLLVQLAGLLTGVLGAALKFLIPIVVWVIEMVTKLATIVVKIVTKIIDGFKHLFDVLLGHSIIPDIVNGAVRWFTSLRDKALGIFRAVRDGVVRAWQSLWNAVKSTATNAWAAVRKGLDKFADGMRGAFETLKKGLGKIWDGLKALVKAPIKFWIETVYNKGIVTVWNKTAAKIPGVPDLKPMSMPKGFARGGILPGQSSWRAGDDQLVPMRRGEGVYVSEAMRDPYERARLHAVNQAAMQGKSLRQFRGYAFGGIVDSIGDAVGGALSKGADVVRGGFADLAEAAFKPLKSGIKKTLGTNKNTYQGMIGQAPIGLIDKVIDFIRGKDLPPEGTGQWAKPVNVPYGTPFGKAGLMWSSGRHTGLDFPAKTGTRIGAVDSGQVRSRTSGGPYGQHIEISHGSGLTSLYAHMSAMLAKAGADVKRGQQIGRVGATGNVTGPHLHLEARINGRAVDPMRYLEGGTGGSAGKGVERYRGIVNQAIRQVGQSLSLVNTTLRRMNQESGGNPKAVNRNDINWINGTPSVGLMQVIRPTFNAYAGKYRNTGPKLYGVSTDPLANIYASMKYALSRYGSLSKAYNRIGGYESGGTARPGELAWVGEQGPELMRVFEGGVRIFNARQSAHMARTMGQPIPGYASGGTITVAGRRIDTGPVKASVGGDFLKHLAGTAAAINTAMNKVATALKNAFKGVKTTLDDKLIKQVNTQNAQLKKLAADRDKIRSTIATATTFATETSAGAANFTSLTGLPNGGLPFGADGILNGLNVRLGQLKTFGANLTILGKRGLSKDLIGQIIAAGPDQGAPYAAALVKATDSQLKSINSTQAAIGKATTAYGQSAANAMYDAGTQSGKGFLSGLKSQEASIVKAMADLAKKIQKTIKVELKISSPSKVTKALGRFTGLGYAQGIRETVPQAAAAASTMAAAVRSTTGVGASRIVTNQVSNQGGDRILQYNALVREQASPQSIQAALAMEELLLRPVMSGA; from the coding sequence GTGGCCGGACCGGAAGTCGTCGGACGCACCCGGGTCAGCCTCATCCCGGACCTCAGCACGTTCGGCGACCGCCTCCGCGTCGAGCTGCCCCCCATCGCCCTCAAGGCTGGCGAGACCGCTGGTGATGCCCTATCTGATGCCATCGGCGCACGGCTCAAGATCGGTGTGCCTGACGGTTTCAAGGATGCCGCCAAGCTGATCGACCCTCTCGCCACCAAGGCGGGCGTCAGCGCCGGAGATGCGTTCGCTGACGCCTTTGAGGTGAAGGTCAAGGCCAGCCTCGCCAAGATGACACTGTCGGCCTCCGTCAGTGTCGACCTCGATACGAAGACCGCCGAGGCCTCACTCACCAAACTCACGGCCGACCGCGTCGTCAAAGTCACCGCAAGCCTCGATGACGAAGTCGCCAAAAAGGCACTCACGAAGCTGACCGCCGATCAGACCGTCAGCATCGCTGCGAGCCTGGACGACGCGACAGCCAAGAAGGCCCTCGACAAGCTGACAACCGGTCGCACCATCGACATCACGGCCAGCCTCGACGAGGCCGTCGCGAAAGCGGTTCTCGTCAAACTGACCGCCGACCGCACAGTCAAGATCACTGTCGACCTCGACGCTAAGGCCGCCGAGACCGCCCTGGGGAAGCTCACCAGGGACAGCACCATCAATGTCGATGTCGCGGCGACGATCAACGACGCGGCGTACAAGAAGGTCGAGAAGGCCCTCGACAAGCTCACCGCCGACCGCAACGTCAACATCCGCCCCATCATCGACACCCGCGTCGCCGCCGACGAACTCCGCAACCTGTCCCGCCGCCAGCGGGTACGCATCGGCGTCGACGTCGACACCAGGGTCGCCGCCGCAGACATCGCCAATCTCACCCGGCGCCGCGAAGTCGGAGTCACCGCACAGGCCGACACCGCCGGGGCGAACACTGCGCTCGCGTTCCTGACACGCAACCGCACCGTCGACATCCGCGCCCGGCTCCTTGGGCTCGGTGCGCTCACCGCGGCCCTTGGCGCCCTCGGGGGTGGTGGTGGGAGTGGTGGCGGCATGGGCATGCTGTCCAGCCGCATCCTTGCGATAGCGGCAGCAGCCCTCCTCGCCCTGCCGCAGGTGGCCGCCCTGGGGTCGTCCATCGCCCAGATGGGCCCGCTCGCCGCGGTCGCAGCACCGGCAATCCTCACCCTCATCGGCGCGTTCGCCGCCATCAAGCTGGGCGCCTCCGGCATCGGCGACGCCATCAAGGCCGCATTCACCCCGGTGCCGGCCGAGGCTAAGGCTGCGGCGACCGCCACCCGGCAGGTGGAGACGGCGCAGCGCGGCCTGGCGAACGCGCAGCGCGGTGTCACCGACGCAGAACGCTCCCTGTCGCAGGCGCAGCGCGCGGCCCGCGCCGTCCAGGCAGAGTTGTCCGCCGCACGCAGGCAAGCCGCGCGTGACCTGGAGGACATGAACCAGCGCCTCCGACAGGGCTCGCTGGATCAGAAACAGGCCGCACTCGATGTCTCACAGGCCGAACTTGACCTTCAGAATGTTCGCACCGACCCTGCCGCCACCCAGCTCCAAATCCAGCAGGCCGACCTCGCACTTCAGCGGGCCAGGGCGGCGGCCGAGGAGCAGGCCCGGCAGCAGAAGCGACTCCAGGTCGACACGGCCGCCGCCAACAAGGCCGGGGTGTCCGGGTCTGACGCCGTGGTGCAGGCGCGGGAGCGCATCCGGGCTGCGGGCGAGCAGGTCGAGGAGCGGGAACGCGGCGTCGCCGACGCACACCGCGCCGTTGCCGATGCGGCCCGAGCGGTAGCCGACGCGCAGTCCAGTGCGGCAACGCAGACATCGGCCCTCGATACCGCCCTGGCCAAACTCTCCCCGAACGCCCGCCAGTTCGTCGGCATCCTCCAGTCCATGGCCCCTGCCTGGCGGGCCATGCGCCTCGACGTGCAGGACGCGTTGTTCGCCGGGCTCGGTACCCGCCTCCAGCAGGTCGGTGGCCAGGTGCTGCCGACAGTACGCACCGGAGTCGTCGGACTGTCCGGCGTGTTCAACACGATGGGCAAGGAAGCCCTCACCGCCGTCGGCAACTTGGAGAAGACAGGCCAGCTCAAGGGCACGTTCGACGTCATCCGCAACGGCCTCGGCAACCTCGCCCAGATCCCCGGCCAGATCGTCACCGGCCTCGCCCAGCTCACCATCGCCGCCGGGCCGGCATGGGACCGCATCACCGCGGGCGCCGGGAACGCCATGGACCGGGCCATGGACAGCCTGGCCGCAGGCCTGGAGAACGGTTCCCTCGAAGACGCCATCAGCACTGCCCTCGATGTGGCAGTCCAGTTCGGTGGGGTCCTCGCCGACTTGGGCGGCATCTTCTCCAACGTCTTCGGTGCCGCGGCGGCCGGTGGCGGGGACTTCTTCGCAGTCGTCGGCGCCGCACTGGAGGAGATCCGCCGCGTCACCGCACTGCCGGAAGTGCAGTCCGCACTGACCGCCATCTTCACCGCAGTACAGGCCATCGCCTCACTGCTCGCCGGCACCCTGGGCGCGGTCATTCAGGCGGTGCTGCCCCTGTTTGCCGCACTGGCCCCGGTTGTGACGTCCCTGGCCGAGGCGCTCACACCGGTGCTTGTGCTGCTGGCCCAGTCGCTCGGCCAAGCCTTGATGCCGATCATCAACGCGCTGCTGCCGGTGATCGGGCTGATCGGCAACGGGATCATCAGCATCGTCACCGCGCTGACGCCGCTCTTGGAGCCGATCGGGTTCCTGCTCGGGGCGATCATTGAGGCCCTGGCCCCCGTCCTGGCGACGGTTGTCGGTGTGATCGTGCAGCTGGTGCAGGCGGTCTCCGGTCCGCTCGGCATCGTGATCGCCGCACTGATCCCCGTGGTGCAGTTGGTCGGCGATCTCATCGCCCAGGTCTTCGAGGCGATAGCCCCGGTCCTGACCCCGTTGATCGGTCTGTTCGCGCAGATCGCCGGGGTGATGGCCGGACTTTTCGCCACAGCGATCAAGGCCCTGATCCCGGCGCTGATGCCACTCATCCCGGTGATCATCCAGGTTGTTGAGATCCTGGTACAGCTCCTGACCGCCGTCCTGACACCACTCGCACCGGTCATCTCCCAAATCGCCGGGCTGTTCGGTCAGTTCCTCGGCACGGCCATGCGGGCGCTTGCTCCGATCGTCGGACAGATCGCAGGGCTGTTCCTTCAGTTGCTGCCGACGCTGATGCCGCTGATCCCGGCAGTGGTCGACCTGGTCATGGCCGTACTTCAACTGCTGCCGGCCCTGTTGGAGCTGGCGCTGTCGGTGATCGTGCCGCTGATGCCGCTGCTCGTGCAGCTGGCAGGACTGCTGACCGGGGTGCTGGGTGCGGCGCTGAAGTTCTTGATCCCCATTGTGGTGTGGGTCATCGAGATGGTGACCAAGCTCGCGACGATCGTCGTAAAGATCGTCACGAAGATCATCGATGGGTTCAAGCACCTCTTCGACGTCCTCCTCGGCCACTCGATCATCCCCGACATTGTCAACGGGGCCGTGCGCTGGTTCACCAGCCTCCGTGACAAGGCGCTCGGTATCTTCCGTGCGGTCCGCGACGGCGTTGTTCGCGCCTGGCAGTCCCTGTGGAACGCGGTCAAGTCCACGGCCACCAACGCGTGGGCCGCCGTCCGCAAGGGCCTGGACAAGTTCGCCGACGGCATGAGAGGCGCCTTCGAGACCCTGAAGAAGGGCCTCGGGAAGATCTGGGACGGTCTCAAGGCCCTGGTGAAGGCGCCGATCAAGTTCTGGATCGAGACGGTCTACAACAAGGGCATCGTGACGGTTTGGAACAAGACCGCCGCGAAGATCCCCGGGGTCCCCGATCTCAAGCCCATGAGCATGCCGAAGGGCTTCGCCCGCGGCGGCATCCTCCCCGGCCAGTCCTCGTGGCGCGCCGGCGACGACCAGTTGGTGCCCATGCGCCGCGGCGAGGGCGTGTACGTGTCCGAGGCGATGCGTGACCCGTATGAGCGGGCCCGCCTGCACGCGGTCAACCAGGCCGCCATGCAGGGAAAGTCGCTGCGCCAGTTCCGCGGTTACGCGTTCGGTGGGATCGTCGACTCCATCGGCGACGCCGTGGGCGGGGCGCTCAGTAAGGGTGCGGACGTGGTTCGCGGCGGGTTCGCCGACCTCGCTGAGGCGGCGTTCAAGCCGCTGAAGTCCGGCATCAAGAAGACCCTGGGCACCAACAAGAACACCTACCAGGGCATGATCGGGCAGGCCCCCATCGGGCTGATCGACAAGGTGATCGACTTCATCCGGGGCAAGGACTTGCCGCCGGAGGGTACCGGCCAGTGGGCCAAGCCCGTCAACGTTCCCTACGGCACCCCGTTCGGTAAGGCCGGGCTCATGTGGTCGTCGGGCCGGCACACTGGTCTGGACTTCCCCGCGAAGACCGGCACCCGCATCGGGGCCGTCGACAGCGGGCAGGTCCGCTCCCGCACTTCCGGCGGGCCTTACGGGCAGCACATTGAGATCAGCCACGGCAGCGGCCTCACCTCCCTGTACGCGCACATGTCGGCGATGCTCGCCAAGGCCGGGGCGGATGTGAAACGCGGCCAGCAGATCGGCCGCGTCGGTGCCACCGGCAACGTCACCGGCCCGCACCTCCACTTGGAAGCGCGCATCAACGGCCGCGCGGTCGACCCGATGCGTTACCTCGAAGGCGGCACCGGCGGTTCGGCAGGCAAGGGTGTGGAGCGCTACCGGGGCATAGTCAACCAGGCGATCCGACAGGTGGGCCAGTCGCTGTCCCTGGTCAACACAACGCTGCGCCGCATGAACCAAGAGAGCGGCGGCAACCCCAAGGCGGTCAACCGCAACGACATCAACTGGATCAACGGCACACCGTCCGTGGGCCTCATGCAGGTCATCCGGCCCACGTTCAACGCCTACGCCGGCAAGTACCGGAACACCGGGCCGAAGCTCTACGGGGTCTCGACCGACCCGTTGGCCAACATCTACGCCTCCATGAAGTACGCCCTGTCCCGCTACGGCAGCTTGTCGAAGGCGTACAACCGCATCGGCGGCTACGAGTCCGGTGGTACGGCCCGGCCGGGTGAGCTGGCCTGGGTGGGCGAGCAGGGCCCGGAGCTGATGCGGGTCTTCGAGGGCGGGGTGCGGATCTTCAACGCCCGCCAGTCCGCCCACATGGCCCGCACCATGGGGCAGCCGATCCCCGGCTACGCCTCCGGCGGCACCATCACCGTTGCCGGGCGAAGAATCGATACCGGGCCGGTGAAGGCGTCCGTGGGCGGCGACTTCCTCAAGCATCTGGCCGGGACCGCGGCGGCCATCAACACGGCCATGAACAAGGTTGCGACGGCGTTGAAGAACGCGTTCAAGGGTGTCAAGACCACCCTGGACGACAAGCTGATCAAGCAGGTCAACACCCAGAACGCGCAGTTGAAGAAACTGGCCGCCGACCGGGACAAGATCCGCTCCACCATCGCTACGGCCACCACGTTCGCCACCGAAACCAGCGCCGGTGCAGCCAACTTCACCAGCCTCACTGGGCTGCCCAACGGCGGGCTGCCGTTCGGTGCCGACGGCATCCTCAACGGGCTCAACGTGCGCCTCGGCCAGCTCAAGACGTTCGGCGCCAACCTGACCATCCTCGGCAAGCGCGGCCTGTCGAAGGATCTCATCGGGCAGATCATCGCCGCCGGACCCGACCAGGGCGCCCCGTATGCCGCCGCCCTGGTCAAGGCCACCGACTCCCAGTTGAAGTCCATCAACTCGACTCAGGCGGCCATCGGCAAGGCCACCACCGCCTACGGGCAGTCCGCCGCCAACGCCATGTACGACGCCGGAACCCAGTCCGGCAAGGGATTCCTATCCGGGCTGAAGTCCCAAGAGGCGTCGATCGTCAAGGCGATGGCCGACCTGGCGAAGAAGATCCAGAAGACCATCAAGGTCGAACTGAAGATCAGCAGCCCGTCAAAGGTCACCAAAGCGCTCGGCCGCTTCACGGGCCTCGGGTACGCCCAGGGCATCCGCGAGACCGTCCCCCAGGCCGCCGCAGCAGCCTCCACCATGGCCGCTGCGGTCCGCTCCACCACCGGGGTGGGCGCGTCCCGCATCGTCACCAACCAGGTCAGCAACCAAGGCGGCGACCGGATCCTCCAGTACAACGCCCTCGTTCGGGAGCAGGCGTCACCACAGTCCATCCAGGCGGCCCTGGCCATGGAGGAACTCCTCCTGCGCCCCGTGATGAGCGGAGCCTGA
- a CDS encoding phage distal tail protein — translation MPILVAPTIIGPPETPDGPGWPPYTNSMPKVSFTDPTGLVTMLTDWERGWVVQTGAKGLDMPTYAFSQDESPGIDGYEIREVRALGKDIILPIAFWANDSRQAYLQRRRQFIRSVNPKRGPGILTLTQPDGAVRTIGAIYAGGLEGDESRDAAGERWCINVITFACPKPHWIGGEVTTEWRSAVDTEFFPFLPLSVGDSQVLGEVAVDNDGDDDAYPIWSVTGPATGVTLSNSTTGESLALTRSIDEGDEIVIDTRQRRQSALLNGVTNLWPNIDDDSSMWGLAPGLNDLALAVDGSSADTAVRMTYQPRYLAA, via the coding sequence ATGCCCATCCTCGTCGCGCCCACGATCATCGGTCCGCCGGAGACGCCGGACGGTCCCGGCTGGCCCCCGTACACCAACTCCATGCCGAAGGTCAGCTTCACCGACCCGACTGGGCTGGTCACGATGCTCACCGACTGGGAGCGCGGATGGGTCGTGCAGACCGGCGCCAAGGGCCTGGACATGCCCACCTACGCCTTCTCGCAGGACGAGTCACCAGGCATCGACGGATACGAAATCCGGGAGGTCAGAGCCCTCGGGAAAGACATCATCCTGCCGATCGCCTTCTGGGCCAACGACTCGCGGCAGGCCTACCTTCAGCGCCGCCGCCAGTTCATCCGCTCCGTCAACCCGAAGCGCGGCCCCGGAATCCTCACCCTGACCCAGCCCGACGGGGCCGTGCGCACCATTGGTGCCATCTACGCCGGGGGCCTGGAGGGGGATGAGTCCAGGGACGCGGCGGGGGAACGCTGGTGCATCAATGTGATCACGTTCGCATGCCCGAAGCCGCACTGGATCGGCGGCGAGGTCACCACCGAATGGCGCTCGGCCGTGGACACGGAGTTCTTCCCGTTCCTGCCGCTCAGCGTCGGCGACTCCCAAGTGCTGGGCGAGGTGGCTGTCGACAACGACGGCGACGACGACGCCTATCCCATCTGGTCGGTGACCGGGCCGGCGACCGGAGTCACCCTCTCCAACTCGACCACCGGTGAGAGTCTGGCGCTCACCCGCAGCATTGATGAAGGCGACGAGATCGTCATCGACACCCGGCAGCGCCGGCAGAGCGCGCTCCTCAACGGGGTCACCAACCTGTGGCCCAACATCGACGACGACTCTTCCATGTGGGGACTCGCACCGGGGCTCAATGATCTGGCCCTGGCGGTGGACGGGTCCAGTGCCGACACCGCCGTCCGCATGACGTACCAGCCCCGCTACCTGGCCGCTTGA
- a CDS encoding siphovirus ReqiPepy6 Gp37-like family protein, translating into MHATALRVYVRNPGLERIGQVDDYVSLNAIPRFNAIGAFSMEIAADSEKAPLLVEGNGLIIRTATGDLVDSGPIRTVDWARSESDAGSGKLTVSGISDTEVLAQYTCWPNPAAAIGSQSDAVYKVTDTTASTAMRTLVNLNAGPGALTARKNALLTLAADTFVGAPVTREVNQFDGLLVALQDIARAAGVGFRVVQVGAALQFQVFEPVDRSGTARFSFGLGNLTDANYSTTPPTCTRAIVVAGGQSSPRECRMYDRADPLFPGLFIEQFIDQTGTDTASVDLEAQMDQAAEEALTSGAGQGSLSISPIDLPQLRYGRDYSVGDTVSAQVRGVWYTDVVREVALSCTAAEGTSVKATVGTGDSDASAVARIYSYLAKIKTDVARLKTRKAA; encoded by the coding sequence ATGCATGCGACAGCACTGCGCGTCTACGTCCGCAACCCGGGCTTGGAGCGGATCGGGCAGGTCGACGACTACGTCTCCCTGAACGCCATCCCCAGGTTCAACGCGATCGGCGCGTTCAGCATGGAGATTGCCGCCGACTCCGAGAAGGCCCCTCTCCTCGTCGAGGGCAACGGGCTCATCATCCGCACCGCGACAGGCGACCTCGTCGACTCCGGGCCGATCCGCACCGTCGACTGGGCTCGCTCCGAATCCGACGCTGGCTCCGGGAAACTCACCGTTAGCGGCATCAGCGACACCGAGGTGCTCGCGCAGTACACGTGCTGGCCCAACCCGGCCGCCGCGATCGGGTCACAGTCCGACGCCGTATACAAGGTCACCGACACGACCGCCTCGACCGCGATGCGAACCCTGGTCAACCTGAACGCCGGGCCCGGCGCACTGACCGCACGCAAGAACGCCCTGCTCACCCTCGCGGCAGACACGTTCGTCGGAGCCCCCGTGACCCGAGAGGTCAACCAGTTCGACGGCCTCCTTGTCGCGTTGCAGGACATTGCGCGGGCCGCTGGTGTCGGGTTCCGTGTCGTCCAGGTCGGCGCCGCCTTGCAGTTCCAGGTGTTCGAACCGGTCGACCGTTCCGGGACCGCCCGCTTCTCCTTCGGTCTCGGCAACCTCACGGACGCCAACTACTCGACCACACCGCCCACCTGCACCAGGGCGATCGTCGTCGCAGGCGGGCAGTCGTCACCCCGCGAATGCCGCATGTACGACCGGGCCGACCCGCTGTTCCCTGGCCTGTTCATCGAGCAGTTCATCGATCAAACGGGCACCGACACCGCCAGCGTCGACCTCGAAGCGCAGATGGATCAGGCAGCCGAGGAAGCGCTCACCTCGGGTGCCGGGCAAGGCTCCCTGTCGATCAGCCCCATCGACCTGCCACAGCTCAGGTACGGGCGGGACTACAGCGTGGGCGACACGGTGTCCGCGCAGGTGCGGGGCGTCTGGTACACGGACGTGGTCCGCGAAGTTGCCCTGTCCTGCACCGCAGCCGAGGGCACCTCCGTGAAAGCAACGGTCGGCACCGGCGACTCGGATGCATCGGCCGTGGCCCGCATCTACTCCTACCTCGCCAAGATCAAAACCGATGTGGCCAGACTCAAGACAAGGAAGGCCGCCTGA